One genomic segment of Mytilus galloprovincialis chromosome 5, xbMytGall1.hap1.1, whole genome shotgun sequence includes these proteins:
- the LOC143074051 gene encoding neuronal acetylcholine receptor subunit alpha-6-like — MLVLQDTVWKPDLVLKNGFHKFEELGGSFYYVRIKYDGRISWYPYHVFESQCSIDVTFYPYDEQTCHIIFTIWTYRYDEVEIDPESKFELDEYTENSLWTITSTSVQINRVLGSHEIDFTINLRRKPTYYIVNIVIPLKFLGILNSLVFIIPADAGEKMSYSVTVFLSLAVFLTIITAQLPVNSESTPILSIYIVVQLSYCILVLVVNSFQLRLHHRHEGNEKSKIFVFAVKLQRRMCFWRNKIHSDTNEIGRINNEDTNATPERNHNEEAIKWR, encoded by the exons ATGCTGGTCCTTCAG GATACGGTTTGGAAACCGGACCTTGTACTAAAAAATGGTTTCCACAAGTTCGAAGAACTAGGCGGAAGTTTTTATTATGTTCGGATTAAATACGACGGTCGAATATCTTGGTACCCGTATCACGTCTTTGAAAGTCAATGTTCGATAGATGTTACTTTTTATCCATATGATGAGCAGACCTGTCATATTATATTTACCATTTGGACGTATCggtatgatgaagttgaaatagATCCTGAATCAAAATTCGAACTAGACGAATATACAGAGAATAGCTTATGGACAATAACATCAACTTCGGTGCAGATAAACAGAGTATTAGGCAGCCATGAGATCGATTTCACGATTAACCTACGCCGTAAACCCACGTATTACATAGTCAATATCGTCATACCTTTAAAATTCCTAGGCATTCTTAATTCCTTAGTATTTATCATCCCTGCCGATGCAGGCGAGAAAATGTCTTATTCAGTTACTGTCTTTTTGTCGTTGGCGgtatttttaacaataataacAGCCCAACTACCCGTCAATTCAGAAAGCACACCTATCCTCAGTATTTACATCGTAGTTCAACTGAGTTACTGTATTTTAGTGCTTGTCGTTAATTCATTCCAGTTAAGACTACACCACAGACATGAAGGAaatgaaaaatctaaaatatttgtttttgctgTTAAACTGCAAAGAAGAATGTGTTTCTGGAGAAATAAGATACATTCTGATACAAACGAAATAGGACGCATCAACAATGAAGATACAAATGCTACCCCTGAAAGGAATCACAACGAAGAAGCAATAAAATGGC gataa